The following are from one region of the Strix aluco isolate bStrAlu1 chromosome 30, bStrAlu1.hap1, whole genome shotgun sequence genome:
- the GPATCH4 gene encoding G patch domain-containing protein 4 isoform X2: protein MKTLSEQGVRISNKKPRKAASTDNMLYGRFVKSATLTACGEEPTKLPTGSESSEEEEEKLDLSSARRLTDEELMRACGGRTAHKGARHGLTMSAKLARLEEQERAFLAMYQHKEQQDEPPESSPSAERQKKKKKGRKQSGGGAAPEVLQEPIGEEEVVGEEGRVVKRKKKKKQKDKEEPVETEKKKKKQKDKEEPVETEKKKKKQKDKEEPVETEKKKKKQKDKEEPVEMEKKKKKQKDKEEPVETEKKKKKQKDKEEPVETEKKKKKKEEEEGKEEPVETEKKKKKEEEEDKEEPVETEEKEKKKKKKKEEEEDKEEPVETEKKKKKEEDKEEPVETEEKEKKKKKKKKEEEEDKEEPVETEEKEKKKKKKKKEEEEDKEEPVETEEKEKKKKKKKKEEEDKEELAETEVLLEDTDGPDQAGRSPRKKRKKRKREAE from the exons ATGAAGACACTTTCCGAGCAGGGAGTCAGGATCAGCAATAAGAAGCCCCGCAAGGCCGCCAGCACCGACAACATGCTGTACGGCCGCTTTGTGAAG tcaGCCACACTCACAGCATGTGGGGAGGAGCCCACGAAGCTGCCCACCGGCTCAGagagcagcgaggaggaggaggagaagctggaCCTCTCTTCGGCCAGGAG GCTGACGGATGAGGAGCTGATGCGGGCGTGCGGCGGCCGCACAGCACACAA GGGTGCCCGTCACGGCCTGACCATGAGCGCCAAGCTGGCACGTCTGGAGGAGCAGGAACGAGCCTTCCTGGCCATGTACCAACACAAGGAGCAGCAGGATGAGCCCCCGGAGAGCAGCCCCtcagcagagaggcagaaaaaaaagaagaaaggaaggaaacagtCTGGGGGTGGAGCCGCCCCTGAGGTGCTGCAGGAACCAATCGGAGAagaggaggtggtgggagaggaggggagggttgtgaagaggaagaagaagaagaagcagaaggacaAAGAAGAGCCAGTTGAGacggagaagaagaagaagaagcagaaggacaAAGAAGAGCCAGTTGAGacggagaagaagaagaagaagcagaaggacaAAGAAGAGCCAGTTGAGacggagaagaagaagaagaagcagaaggacaAAGAAGAGCCAGTTgagatggagaagaagaagaagaagcagaaggacaAAGAAGAGCCAGTTGAGacggagaagaagaagaagaagcagaaggacaAAGAAGAGCCAGTTGAGacggagaagaagaagaagaagaaggaggaggaggagggcaaaGAAGAGCCAGTTGAgacagagaagaagaagaagaaggaggaggaggaggacaaagaAGAGCCAGTTgagacagaggagaaggagaagaagaaaaagaagaagaaggaggaggaggaggacaaagaAGAGCCAGTTGAgacagagaagaagaagaagaaggaggaggacaaAGAAGAGCCAGTTgagacagaggagaaggagaagaagaaaaagaagaagaagaaggaggaggaggaggacaaagaAGAGCCAGTTgagacagaggagaaggagaagaagaaaaagaagaagaagaaggaggaggaggaggacaaagaAGAGCCAGTTgagacagaggagaaggagaagaagaaaaagaagaagaagaaggaggaggaggacaaagaAGAGCTAGCTGAGACAGAGGTACTTCTAGAAGACACAGATGGGCCAGACCAGGCTGGGCGCAGCcccaggaagaagaggaagaagaggaagagggaggcagAGTGA